A region of Methylibium petroleiphilum PM1 DNA encodes the following proteins:
- a CDS encoding N-6 DNA methylase — translation MRIEPNEERANDARKSLGQYFTPRWVAEAIVERHFADLAPGATVIEPSCGDGVFLHALPAHVNAIGVEIDPHWAEQARRATGRTVLLGDFLNVPLPAQVDAIVGNPPFHADTVARFLDRAHPLLGEGGKCGLILPAYVLQTSSKVLSMSEKWSIEQELMPRNIFPRLSVPIVFSVFTKEAHRRLFGFFLYREAAEVSALSKPARQVLERSGKAGSVWRQAVHAAFDHVSDDVAPLDALYRALEGRRPTDNPHYRAKVRQTLQAYPEFVSVDRGVWRRQQAEAVAA, via the coding sequence ATGCGGATCGAACCTAACGAAGAGCGCGCCAACGATGCGCGCAAGAGCCTGGGCCAGTATTTCACTCCCCGATGGGTCGCCGAGGCGATCGTCGAGCGGCACTTCGCCGACCTGGCGCCCGGCGCCACGGTGATCGAGCCTTCGTGCGGGGATGGGGTCTTCCTGCACGCGCTGCCGGCGCACGTCAACGCGATCGGTGTCGAGATCGACCCGCACTGGGCCGAGCAGGCGCGCCGCGCCACCGGCCGCACCGTGCTGCTGGGCGACTTCCTCAACGTCCCGCTGCCCGCGCAGGTCGACGCCATCGTCGGTAACCCGCCGTTCCACGCCGACACCGTCGCGCGGTTCCTCGACCGTGCTCACCCCTTGCTCGGTGAGGGGGGCAAGTGCGGCCTGATCCTGCCGGCCTACGTGCTTCAGACCTCCAGCAAGGTGCTGTCGATGTCGGAGAAGTGGTCCATCGAACAGGAGCTGATGCCGCGCAACATCTTCCCGCGCCTGAGCGTGCCGATCGTCTTCTCCGTCTTCACCAAGGAGGCGCATCGCCGCCTGTTCGGCTTCTTCCTGTACCGCGAGGCGGCCGAGGTGAGCGCGCTGAGCAAGCCCGCGCGCCAGGTGCTCGAGCGCTCCGGCAAGGCCGGCTCCGTCTGGCGCCAGGCGGTGCATGCCGCCTTCGACCACGTCAGCGACGACGTCGCGCCGCTCGATGCGCTCTACCGCGCGCTGGAGGGGCGCCGGCCGACCGACAACCCGCACTACCGCGCGAAGGTGCGGCAGACGCTGCAGGCATACCCCGAGTTCGTCAGCGTCGACCGCGGGGTCTGGCGCCGGCAGCAGGCCGAGGCGGTCGCAGCATGA